One window from the genome of Haloprofundus halobius encodes:
- a CDS encoding thiamine pyrophosphate-dependent dehydrogenase E1 component subunit alpha, protein MHRLIDDRPLSESRFSTDDARAAYVDLVRTRRFDERALALQRRGWMSGYPPFLGQEASQVGAAHAMIDDDWLFPTYRSNALQIARGVPMSDLLRYRRGYPEYASDHDVPVFPQAVPIASQIPHAVGAGMARNYRENDEAMLVCFGDGATSEGDFHEALNFAGVFDAPVVFFCENNGWAISLPRERQTASESIAVKAEAYGIESVQVDGNDPLAVRDAVEQGLEAARDGSPVLIESLTYRRGAHTTADDPSIYRDDNPELPEWRTRDPLDRFEEYLRAEDVVDDEFVETAYEDADEELAEAVELAESGPRADPDELFDFAYEQLPPELEAQRERMHRSIATRDPQELDR, encoded by the coding sequence ATGCACCGACTCATCGACGACCGGCCCCTGTCGGAGTCGCGGTTCTCGACCGACGACGCCCGAGCGGCCTACGTCGACCTCGTCCGGACGCGGCGGTTCGACGAGCGCGCGCTGGCGCTACAGCGACGCGGCTGGATGAGCGGTTACCCCCCGTTTCTCGGTCAGGAGGCGTCGCAGGTCGGCGCGGCCCACGCGATGATCGACGACGACTGGCTCTTTCCGACCTACCGCTCGAACGCTCTCCAGATCGCCCGCGGCGTCCCGATGAGCGACCTCCTGCGCTACCGCCGCGGCTACCCCGAGTACGCCTCCGACCACGACGTCCCCGTCTTCCCGCAGGCGGTCCCCATCGCCAGCCAGATTCCGCACGCCGTCGGTGCGGGGATGGCGCGCAACTATCGAGAGAACGACGAAGCGATGCTCGTCTGCTTCGGCGACGGCGCGACGAGCGAGGGCGACTTCCACGAGGCGCTGAACTTCGCGGGCGTCTTCGACGCGCCCGTCGTGTTCTTCTGCGAGAACAACGGTTGGGCCATCTCGCTGCCGCGCGAGCGACAGACCGCGAGCGAGTCTATCGCCGTCAAAGCCGAAGCGTACGGCATCGAGAGCGTCCAGGTCGACGGCAACGACCCGCTTGCCGTCCGTGACGCGGTCGAACAAGGTCTCGAAGCCGCCCGAGACGGCTCGCCCGTGTTGATAGAGAGCCTCACCTACCGCCGCGGCGCGCACACGACGGCCGACGACCCCTCCATCTATCGCGACGACAACCCGGAGCTCCCGGAGTGGCGGACCCGCGACCCGCTCGACCGGTTCGAGGAGTATCTCCGCGCCGAAGACGTCGTCGACGACGAGTTCGTCGAAACGGCGTACGAAGACGCGGACGAGGAACTGGCCGAGGCGGTCGAACTCGCCGAGTCCGGCCCCCGCGCCGATCCCGACGAACTGTTCGACTTCGCCTACGAGCAGTTGCCGCCGGAACTCGAAGCCCAGCGCGAGCGGATGCACCGCTCGATCGCGACCCGGGACCCGCAGGAACTGGACCGGTAG
- a CDS encoding helix-turn-helix transcriptional regulator has translation MAETEAQNNVDRLVELLDDRLKNSEWEILVALAEADGPLTKAELAESTGYTERTVSKRVDTLEEQVHGGTLVQRDDDGNPYLHPQFAAAVRQYES, from the coding sequence ATGGCTGAGACCGAGGCCCAGAACAACGTCGACCGACTCGTCGAACTCCTCGACGACCGCCTGAAGAACTCCGAGTGGGAGATTCTCGTCGCACTCGCCGAAGCCGACGGTCCCCTCACGAAGGCGGAACTCGCCGAGTCGACCGGCTACACCGAGCGAACCGTCTCCAAACGCGTCGACACGCTCGAAGAACAGGTCCACGGCGGCACGCTCGTCCAGCGTGACGACGACGGCAACCCGTATCTCCACCCGCAGTTCGCGGCCGCGGTCCGGCAGTACGAGTCGTAA
- a CDS encoding carboxylate--amine ligase, whose product MADRFLETDELLEAVADAEFDRPPAVVANAHITGLSVARALDARDVPVIALDRSGDGVAPPSDAVDFAGRVTYPLDDRDGFGKDLEALADAAGTDLVAFGCMDEWVHAFAGVEAEGVRRPFSDKRGIDAVLDKASLYRLAEQLEVPYPETYWLDEDDPDAAAEALGFPFVLKPALKREGEEALGTNVVAVGDREQLYETLEAAEAADVELLAQERVNIEQGRDTSLASYVSPDGETLSVVGNARVRYPQAFGTSCVVETTDRPEIRERALSVLERTGYHGISESEFVYDADREEYVLLDINTRPWKWISMPVAAGANLPLAAYASVVDDVQYDVSSAAKSVGGARWVYLRDYLTLLSTDEAFRDVLSGDDWAALASGSFESSGSLTTGVYRPSDPEPTAKLLETEFSRRDYYCSC is encoded by the coding sequence ATGGCAGACCGGTTTCTCGAAACCGACGAATTGCTGGAGGCCGTCGCCGACGCGGAGTTCGACCGACCACCGGCCGTCGTCGCCAACGCGCACATCACGGGACTGAGCGTCGCGCGGGCGCTCGACGCTCGCGACGTGCCAGTCATCGCACTCGACCGCTCCGGCGACGGCGTCGCGCCGCCCTCCGACGCCGTCGACTTCGCCGGGCGCGTCACCTACCCGCTCGACGACCGAGATGGGTTCGGGAAGGACCTCGAAGCGCTCGCCGACGCCGCCGGAACCGACCTCGTCGCGTTCGGTTGCATGGACGAGTGGGTCCACGCGTTCGCGGGCGTCGAAGCCGAGGGCGTCCGCCGCCCGTTTTCGGATAAACGGGGCATCGACGCCGTGTTGGACAAGGCGTCGCTGTACCGTCTCGCCGAGCAGTTGGAGGTGCCGTATCCGGAGACGTACTGGCTCGACGAAGACGACCCCGACGCCGCCGCGGAGGCGCTCGGCTTCCCGTTCGTGCTCAAACCCGCGCTGAAGCGCGAGGGCGAGGAGGCGCTCGGGACGAACGTCGTAGCGGTCGGCGACCGAGAGCAACTGTACGAGACGCTCGAAGCCGCCGAGGCCGCCGACGTCGAACTCTTGGCCCAGGAGAGAGTGAACATCGAACAGGGCCGCGACACGTCGCTCGCGTCCTACGTCTCGCCCGACGGCGAGACGCTCTCGGTCGTCGGCAACGCCCGCGTCCGCTACCCGCAGGCGTTCGGGACTTCGTGCGTGGTCGAGACGACCGACCGTCCCGAGATTCGCGAGCGCGCGCTGTCGGTGCTGGAGCGGACGGGCTACCACGGCATCAGCGAGTCCGAGTTCGTCTACGACGCCGACCGCGAGGAGTACGTCCTCCTCGACATCAACACGCGCCCCTGGAAGTGGATCTCCATGCCCGTCGCTGCCGGGGCGAACCTGCCGCTGGCGGCGTACGCCTCCGTCGTCGACGACGTGCAGTACGACGTTTCGAGCGCCGCCAAGTCGGTCGGCGGCGCGCGCTGGGTCTACCTCCGCGACTACCTGACGTTGCTGTCGACGGACGAGGCGTTCCGCGACGTGCTCTCGGGCGACGACTGGGCGGCGCTCGCCTCGGGGTCGTTCGAATCGTCTGGGTCGCTGACGACGGGCGTCTATCGCCCCTCGGACCCGGAACCGACCGCGAAACTCCTCGAAACCGAGTTCAGCCGCCGCGACTACTACTGTTCCTGCTGA
- a CDS encoding Lrp/AsnC ligand binding domain-containing protein, with product MVHAFIMVKTGAGESEQLVAPIRELERVTEAHIVAGAYDLIVEVDAEEVYDVLKTASSGVQGLQGVTDTKTYISLDD from the coding sequence ATGGTTCACGCGTTCATCATGGTGAAGACGGGGGCCGGGGAGTCCGAGCAGTTGGTCGCGCCGATCCGGGAACTCGAACGGGTGACGGAGGCGCACATCGTTGCGGGCGCGTACGACCTCATCGTCGAGGTGGACGCCGAGGAGGTGTACGACGTGCTTAAAACCGCCTCGTCGGGGGTTCAGGGACTGCAGGGCGTCACCGACACGAAGACGTACATCTCGCTCGACGACTGA
- a CDS encoding DUF4398 domain-containing protein, translated as MTKTNWSRSSKFAALVACALLLSAFAAPAAAVSVAEEDVPAEGEVGEQVSATVTLNSLYQNPQWNTWSVAGETNLTDVTWTVTYYDQTGSKVGSDEFDGQNFTGATVSSDDGVSEVDVKVTGTVPEVTEYDYEDEQSFLLMGLTQERNGGASEAISTWETHHYTTESAEAREAIEDAEAAVESASGSDTQQAEQSLTQAIRAYDGNNPDFDLAIELANEAEEQAGSAQQSSQTMQMAMYAVGGLVALLTVAGGVFWYRSNQTTYDKLG; from the coding sequence ATGACGAAGACGAACTGGAGTCGCTCTTCTAAGTTCGCCGCGCTCGTCGCCTGCGCCCTCCTCCTGTCGGCGTTCGCCGCCCCGGCGGCCGCCGTCTCGGTCGCCGAGGAGGACGTTCCGGCGGAGGGCGAGGTCGGCGAACAGGTCAGCGCGACGGTGACGCTCAACTCGTTGTACCAGAACCCGCAGTGGAACACGTGGTCGGTCGCCGGTGAGACGAATCTCACCGACGTGACCTGGACGGTGACGTACTACGACCAGACCGGGTCGAAGGTCGGCAGCGACGAGTTCGACGGCCAGAACTTCACCGGCGCGACCGTCTCCTCCGACGACGGCGTCAGCGAAGTCGACGTGAAGGTCACCGGCACGGTGCCGGAAGTGACGGAGTACGACTACGAGGACGAGCAGTCGTTCCTCCTCATGGGCCTCACACAGGAGCGCAACGGCGGTGCGAGCGAAGCGATCAGCACGTGGGAGACCCACCACTACACGACCGAGAGCGCCGAGGCGCGCGAAGCCATCGAAGACGCCGAGGCGGCTGTCGAGAGCGCGAGCGGTTCGGACACCCAGCAGGCCGAACAGTCGCTGACGCAGGCAATTCGCGCGTACGACGGGAACAACCCCGACTTCGATCTCGCGATCGAACTAGCGAACGAAGCCGAAGAGCAGGCCGGGTCCGCCCAGCAGTCGAGTCAGACGATGCAGATGGCGATGTACGCCGTCGGCGGCCTCGTCGCGCTGCTCACCGTCGCGGGTGGCGTGTTCTGGTACCGCTCGAACCAGACCACCTACGATAAACTGGGGTAG
- a CDS encoding M48 family metallopeptidase, producing the protein MRLLFRAFTVAVGLSLLAFYALVALLTYRALVLLWSVRPDPSVSAALVAGVVLLTAWANYRYGTPRLLASVDATPLVPDRAPGLYRRLDALCDRMEISTPTVYVARLAAPNAFALGGPRDGVVVVDRSLFRMLSGDEFEALLAHELAHLEGYDGFVQTFAVSALRTVVGVVALALLPVAVFLEGVGRATAWIRGTPTATPLSNDEYGVGGLVTVVAVGLTLFVRAYSRRREFAADDRAVEVTGRPLSLARALRRLEQATESPLHRFFGLPGPTPTGDETPLGRLLSTHPPLEARIERLVEQAEERDATAWSIPIR; encoded by the coding sequence ATGCGACTCCTCTTTCGCGCCTTCACGGTCGCCGTCGGACTGTCGCTGTTGGCGTTTTACGCCCTGGTCGCACTCCTGACCTATCGGGCTCTGGTCCTCCTCTGGTCGGTTCGCCCCGACCCGTCGGTGAGCGCCGCGCTCGTCGCGGGCGTCGTCCTCCTGACAGCGTGGGCCAACTACCGGTACGGAACCCCGAGACTGCTGGCGAGCGTCGACGCGACGCCGCTCGTTCCGGACCGTGCGCCGGGGCTCTACCGACGACTCGACGCGCTCTGCGACCGAATGGAGATCTCGACGCCGACGGTGTACGTCGCGCGACTCGCCGCGCCGAACGCGTTCGCGCTCGGCGGCCCGAGAGACGGCGTCGTCGTCGTCGACCGGTCGCTGTTTCGGATGCTCTCCGGCGACGAGTTCGAGGCGCTGTTGGCGCACGAACTCGCGCATCTAGAGGGGTACGACGGATTTGTGCAGACGTTCGCCGTCAGCGCGCTCCGCACCGTCGTCGGGGTGGTGGCGCTAGCGCTGCTACCGGTGGCGGTGTTTCTCGAAGGGGTCGGGCGGGCGACGGCGTGGATTCGCGGGACGCCGACGGCGACGCCGCTGTCGAACGACGAGTACGGTGTCGGTGGCCTCGTGACGGTCGTCGCCGTCGGACTGACGCTGTTCGTCCGCGCGTACTCGCGCCGCCGGGAGTTCGCCGCCGACGACCGGGCTGTCGAGGTGACGGGTCGACCGCTGTCGCTCGCCCGCGCGCTCCGGCGACTGGAGCAGGCGACGGAGTCGCCGCTGCATCGGTTTTTCGGTCTCCCGGGGCCGACCCCGACGGGAGACGAAACCCCGCTCGGTCGACTCCTGTCGACGCACCCGCCGCTGGAGGCGCGAATCGAGCGGTTGGTAGAACAGGCGGAGGAGCGGGACGCGACGGCGTGGTCGATTCCGATCAGGTGA
- a CDS encoding tubulin/FtsZ family protein: protein MKLAMIGFGQAGGKIVDKFVEYDQRHGSDIVRAAVAVNSAKADLMGLTNIPKEQRVLIGQSRVKGHGVGADNELGAEVAEEDIDEVQGAIDGIPVHEVDAFLVVSGLGGGTGSGGAPVLSKHLKRIYTEPVYGLGILPGSDEGGIYTLNAARSFQTFVREVDNLLVFDNDAWRKTGESVQGGYDEINDEIVRRFGILFGAGEVSAGQEVAESVVDSSEIINTLSGGGVSTVGYASESVEEKQSAGLLSRLTGNGGGDDTLDTAHTTNRITSLVRKAALGRLTLPCEIEGTERALLVMAGPPRHLNRKGIERGRKWLEEQTGSMEVRGGDYPVTGSGFVASVILLSGVTNVPRIKELQQVAIEAQDNIDEINRESDTNLQNLVNDDEDELESLF from the coding sequence ATGAAACTGGCAATGATCGGCTTCGGGCAAGCCGGGGGCAAGATCGTCGACAAGTTCGTCGAGTACGACCAGCGACACGGCAGCGACATCGTCCGGGCAGCGGTCGCGGTCAACTCCGCGAAAGCCGACCTGATGGGGCTGACCAACATTCCGAAGGAGCAGCGCGTGCTCATCGGGCAGTCCCGGGTCAAGGGTCACGGCGTCGGCGCGGACAACGAACTCGGCGCGGAAGTCGCCGAGGAGGACATCGACGAGGTACAGGGAGCCATCGACGGCATCCCGGTCCACGAGGTCGACGCCTTCCTCGTCGTCTCGGGTCTCGGCGGTGGCACCGGCAGCGGCGGCGCGCCGGTGCTCTCGAAGCATCTCAAGCGCATCTACACCGAGCCGGTGTACGGTCTCGGCATCCTCCCGGGCAGCGACGAGGGCGGCATCTACACCCTCAACGCCGCTCGCTCGTTCCAGACGTTCGTGCGCGAGGTCGACAACCTGCTCGTCTTCGACAACGACGCGTGGCGCAAAACCGGCGAGTCCGTGCAGGGCGGCTACGACGAGATAAACGACGAGATCGTCCGCCGCTTCGGCATCCTCTTCGGCGCGGGCGAGGTCAGCGCGGGTCAGGAAGTCGCAGAGAGCGTCGTCGACTCCTCGGAGATCATCAACACGCTCTCGGGCGGCGGCGTCTCGACGGTCGGCTACGCCTCCGAGTCCGTCGAAGAGAAGCAGTCCGCCGGACTGCTCTCGCGGCTGACCGGCAACGGCGGCGGCGACGACACGCTCGACACCGCCCACACGACGAACCGCATCACGAGCCTCGTCCGCAAGGCGGCGCTCGGACGACTGACGCTCCCCTGCGAAATCGAGGGAACCGAGCGCGCGCTGTTGGTTATGGCCGGTCCGCCGCGACATCTCAATCGGAAAGGAATAGAGCGCGGCCGCAAGTGGCTCGAGGAGCAGACCGGGAGTATGGAAGTTCGCGGCGGCGACTACCCCGTCACCGGCAGCGGCTTCGTCGCGAGCGTCATCCTGCTTTCGGGCGTGACGAACGTCCCGCGCATCAAGGAGCTCCAGCAAGTCGCCATCGAGGCACAGGACAACATCGACGAGATAAACCGCGAGAGCGACACCAACCTCCAAAATCTGGTAAACGATGACGAAGACGAACTGGAGTCGCTCTTCTAA
- a CDS encoding DUF5813 family protein: protein MTDVPERVHRAFRDHASFEKVDETTYESVKTPFEGTVEVSPGEDGNVAYEVTVRVPMLDEVTNDEVADVVEEGWYETFELRVVDVGGVTAVERDLDPTVSEEGRHATVELSFEDINERRGVDDAGALVDFVEGTYAQGIIPGYDYTEPVASMLSQAYQAGGSDPVE from the coding sequence ATGACAGACGTTCCCGAACGCGTGCACCGCGCCTTCCGCGACCACGCGTCGTTCGAGAAGGTAGACGAGACGACGTACGAATCGGTGAAGACTCCCTTCGAGGGTACTGTCGAGGTGTCGCCGGGCGAAGATGGCAACGTCGCCTACGAGGTGACCGTCCGCGTGCCGATGCTCGACGAAGTGACCAACGACGAGGTGGCCGACGTGGTGGAGGAGGGCTGGTACGAGACCTTCGAACTCCGCGTCGTCGACGTCGGCGGCGTCACCGCCGTCGAGCGCGACCTCGACCCGACGGTGTCCGAGGAGGGTCGCCACGCGACCGTCGAACTGTCGTTCGAGGACATCAACGAACGGCGCGGCGTCGACGACGCGGGCGCGCTCGTCGACTTCGTCGAGGGGACGTACGCGCAGGGAATCATCCCCGGCTACGACTACACCGAACCGGTGGCGTCGATGCTCTCGCAGGCGTACCAAGCCGGGGGGAGCGACCCCGTCGAGTAG
- a CDS encoding Lrp/AsnC family transcriptional regulator: protein MVTAYVMVKANTGEAERLRDEIAALDGVVDAHIVAGDVDIIAKVTVDSPAEVKNISATQIQGIDGVEDTQTYISMD from the coding sequence ATGGTCACCGCCTACGTGATGGTGAAAGCCAACACCGGCGAGGCAGAGCGACTCCGCGACGAGATCGCGGCGCTCGACGGCGTCGTCGACGCCCACATCGTCGCCGGGGACGTCGACATCATCGCCAAAGTCACCGTCGACAGCCCAGCGGAGGTCAAGAACATCTCCGCGACGCAGATTCAGGGAATCGACGGCGTCGAGGACACCCAGACGTACATCTCGATGGACTGA
- a CDS encoding potassium channel family protein: MRFVIIGAGRVGLRTARVLREEGHDVTLIERDKDQAERARASGFEVVEGDGSREPILESAGVDEADALGALTSDLNVNFAACMIAKHYGCRTVMRIDEDYREEIYQKYAGEVDEIVYPERLGAIGAKNALLGGSIRAIADIAQSLQVLLITVTDESPMNGYTISEVALPSESRILAFGKDGDAMGIPLPDDSLETGDRVAVLADFSVLDEVRQLLVGDSSMAAAVGGD; the protein is encoded by the coding sequence ATGCGGTTCGTTATCATTGGTGCCGGTCGTGTCGGGCTCCGAACGGCGCGCGTTCTCCGGGAGGAAGGCCACGACGTAACGCTCATCGAACGGGACAAGGACCAAGCCGAGCGCGCCCGTGCGAGCGGCTTCGAGGTCGTCGAAGGTGACGGCTCCCGCGAGCCGATACTGGAGTCGGCGGGCGTCGACGAGGCCGACGCGCTCGGCGCGCTCACGAGCGACCTGAACGTCAACTTCGCGGCCTGCATGATCGCCAAACACTACGGCTGTCGGACGGTGATGCGCATCGACGAGGACTACCGCGAGGAGATCTACCAGAAGTACGCCGGCGAGGTCGACGAGATCGTCTACCCCGAGCGACTCGGCGCTATCGGCGCGAAGAACGCGCTGCTCGGCGGGTCGATTCGCGCCATCGCCGACATCGCCCAGAGCCTCCAGGTGCTTCTCATCACCGTCACCGACGAGTCGCCGATGAACGGCTACACGATAAGCGAGGTCGCACTCCCGTCGGAGTCGCGCATCCTCGCGTTCGGCAAAGACGGCGACGCGATGGGGATTCCGCTCCCCGACGACTCGCTGGAGACGGGCGACCGGGTGGCCGTGCTCGCGGACTTCTCGGTGCTCGACGAGGTTCGTCAACTGCTCGTCGGCGATAGCTCGATGGCCGCCGCCGTGGGGGGTGACTGA
- a CDS encoding complex I NDUFA9 subunit family protein, with amino-acid sequence MNVLVVGGTGFVGTHLAAELLDRGHEVTVLSRSPEDDDLPSGVETARGDVTAYDSIEGAFEGKDVVVNLVALSPLFKPKGGNEKHFEVHLGGTENVVRAAEEHDVPKLVQMSGIHADPDAPTAYLQSKGQAEGVVRESNLDWVMFRPTVIFGDGGEFLSFTKTVATPYVTPLPGGGRTEFQPIWIGDIAPMLADAVESDEHDSHVYQIGGPETLTLAEIAKKVHGAAGRSVNVVPVPMSLAGIGLTIGGKIPGFPMGADQYRGLQFDLSTDDNDVDAFGKRESDLKTLDAYLGESSR; translated from the coding sequence ATGAACGTGCTCGTCGTCGGCGGAACTGGATTCGTCGGAACGCACCTCGCCGCGGAACTGCTCGACCGCGGCCACGAGGTGACTGTGCTGTCGAGAAGTCCCGAGGACGACGACCTGCCGTCGGGCGTCGAGACCGCCCGCGGCGACGTGACCGCCTACGACTCCATCGAGGGGGCGTTCGAGGGGAAAGACGTCGTCGTCAACCTCGTCGCGCTGTCGCCGCTGTTCAAACCGAAGGGCGGCAACGAGAAGCACTTCGAGGTCCACCTCGGCGGTACCGAGAACGTCGTGAGAGCCGCCGAGGAACACGACGTTCCGAAACTCGTCCAGATGAGCGGCATCCACGCGGATCCGGACGCACCGACGGCGTATCTCCAGTCGAAGGGCCAAGCCGAAGGCGTCGTCAGAGAGTCGAACCTCGACTGGGTGATGTTCCGACCCACCGTCATCTTCGGTGACGGCGGCGAGTTCCTCTCGTTCACGAAAACGGTCGCGACCCCGTACGTGACGCCGCTTCCGGGCGGGGGGCGTACCGAGTTCCAGCCGATATGGATCGGCGATATCGCCCCCATGCTCGCCGATGCCGTCGAGAGCGACGAACACGACAGTCACGTCTACCAGATCGGCGGTCCGGAGACGCTGACGCTCGCGGAGATTGCGAAGAAAGTCCACGGCGCCGCCGGGCGGTCGGTGAACGTCGTCCCCGTTCCGATGTCACTCGCCGGCATCGGTCTCACCATCGGTGGCAAGATTCCCGGCTTTCCGATGGGTGCGGACCAGTACCGCGGACTCCAGTTCGACCTCTCGACGGACGACAACGACGTCGACGCGTTCGGGAAGCGCGAGAGCGACCTGAAGACGCTCGACGCGTATCTCGGCGAGTCGTCGCGGTGA
- a CDS encoding DUF7537 family lipoprotein yields MPSKIASLAVVTLVLLSGCGGLFDESTPTPTEERSNDARWLAPGLTGDGVEDASDLLGVHRETLVSQSRTTTRTQTFAAENGSEIANETVVVRATPNDGPRLVEADANGPARQRMTHWNERSVFWYGANESEFATLGEFSGHDEPHYTYRTETPDRFSISDETYSDRLSSLFTLMNVTVAPETVDNSVHRLEGSTPHLRLGEERLSNVTFTARVDYSGVVRSYELQYETERDGMTVRIAERVRITDIGTTDVERPAWVETAERERNETTQ; encoded by the coding sequence ATGCCCTCCAAAATCGCCTCGCTCGCGGTCGTCACCCTCGTCCTCCTCTCGGGTTGCGGCGGACTGTTCGACGAGTCGACGCCGACGCCGACCGAGGAGCGGTCGAACGACGCTCGGTGGCTCGCACCCGGACTGACGGGCGACGGGGTCGAAGACGCCTCCGACCTCCTCGGTGTTCACCGGGAGACGCTCGTTTCGCAGTCGCGAACGACGACACGGACGCAGACGTTCGCCGCCGAGAACGGCTCCGAGATCGCCAACGAGACGGTCGTCGTTCGAGCGACGCCGAACGACGGTCCGCGACTCGTCGAGGCAGACGCGAACGGCCCCGCGAGACAGCGGATGACGCACTGGAACGAACGGAGCGTCTTCTGGTATGGCGCGAACGAGTCGGAGTTCGCGACGCTCGGCGAGTTCTCCGGCCACGACGAACCTCACTACACGTACCGAACGGAGACGCCCGACCGATTCTCCATCTCCGACGAGACGTACTCGGACCGTCTCTCCAGCCTATTCACGCTGATGAACGTCACCGTCGCCCCGGAGACGGTCGACAACTCGGTGCACCGACTCGAAGGGTCGACGCCACACCTTCGCCTCGGCGAGGAGCGACTGTCCAACGTCACGTTCACCGCCCGCGTCGACTACTCCGGTGTCGTCCGGTCGTACGAACTCCAGTACGAGACCGAACGCGACGGGATGACGGTGCGGATAGCCGAACGAGTTCGAATCACCGATATCGGAACGACGGACGTCGAACGACCGGCGTGGGTCGAGACTGCCGAGCGGGAACGAAACGAGACGACGCAGTAG
- the tmk gene encoding dTMP kinase has translation MLITLEGLDGSGKTTVWEALHDSHPDAVFTREPTNSWYGDAVNRAIHDDDADPLASLFLFTADHADHLSRVIRPALADDELVISDRYSDSRYAYQAVELQRTGIDRPLEYIRGVHAAFTRPPDATIYFDVDPETAAARSGATNKFEQAEYLASVRANYERLIDAEQHRFVRIDATKSPEAVIDRVEDAVDRLVAAHEG, from the coding sequence ATGCTCATCACGCTGGAGGGACTCGACGGCAGCGGTAAGACGACGGTGTGGGAGGCGTTACACGACTCACACCCCGATGCCGTCTTCACCCGCGAACCGACGAACTCGTGGTACGGCGACGCGGTCAACCGCGCTATCCACGACGACGACGCCGACCCGCTGGCCTCGCTGTTTCTCTTCACGGCCGACCACGCCGACCACCTCTCGCGGGTGATTCGCCCCGCGTTGGCCGACGACGAACTCGTCATCTCCGACCGCTACTCGGACTCGCGGTACGCCTACCAGGCCGTCGAACTCCAGCGAACGGGAATCGATCGGCCGCTGGAGTACATCCGCGGCGTCCACGCCGCCTTCACCCGCCCGCCGGACGCGACCATCTACTTCGATGTCGACCCGGAGACTGCGGCGGCGCGAAGCGGCGCGACCAACAAGTTCGAACAGGCCGAGTATCTCGCCTCGGTCCGCGCGAACTACGAGCGACTCATCGACGCCGAACAGCACCGGTTCGTCCGCATCGACGCGACCAAATCTCCCGAAGCGGTCATCGACCGAGTCGAAGACGCCGTCGACCGGTTGGTCGCCGCCCACGAGGGCTGA